From the Deltaproteobacteria bacterium genome, the window GACTCCCGAGCATCCGTTGGTGGCCAGTTGCGTCTTTCATTACGAGTTCGAATTTATCCACCCCTTTGCCGACGGCAACGGGCGGATGGGACGGTTGTGGCAAACCCTGATTCTCCGGAACTGGAAGCCGCTGTTGGCTTACCTGCCGGTGGAGACAGTGATCCGCGAGCGGCAGGAGGACTATTACCGCGTGCTGGCGGTGGCTGACCAGCAGGCAGACGCCACTCCGTTTATCGAATTCATGCTGAGCGCGTTGCGCGATGCCGTCCGCGAGGCTGTGGCGACCGACCAAGTAGGCGATCAAGTAACCGACCAAGTAGCGGCATTGATCCGTGTGATTGGGACCGCCGAGCTGGGCAGCAACGACTTGATGCGGGCTTTGGGTTTATCACACCGTCCCACGTTCCGGAATAATTACCTCAACCCGGCGCTGGAAGACGAATGGATCGAGCGCACGCAACCCGATTCCCCGCGCAGCCCGACTCAGCGCTATCGATTGACCGGCAAAGGTCAGCGTTGGTTGCTACAACATGCCGACGGGTAGAAAGGGAAACTTGCGACAA encodes:
- a CDS encoding Fic family protein gives rise to the protein MKYQPPYTITPAIVNLVAEIGETIGRYTVLAEQNLTPRLRRENRIRTIQASLAIENNTLTLEQVTAVIEGKRVLGHPREIQEVRNAFATYEAMEDWDASAEEDLLAAHELLMRGLVDETGRYRSGGVGIFRGEQLVHMAPPADRVPKLIADLLDWLATTPEHPLVASCVFHYEFEFIHPFADGNGRMGRLWQTLILRNWKPLLAYLPVETVIRERQEDYYRVLAVADQQADATPFIEFMLSALRDAVREAVATDQVGDQVTDQVAALIRVIGTAELGSNDLMRALGLSHRPTFRNNYLNPALEDEWIERTQPDSPRSPTQRYRLTGKGQRWLLQHADG